The stretch of DNA GCCGTCCTCCGTCTGGCCCGCACGCAGCACCCGCCCTTCGTCGtcggccactaccaccaccGAGGATGCGGCCCCATAACGTTCGTCCCCTCGTCACCGCCGGCGCGCATCGACTGCCGGCGCTTCTCCCTCGACTTCCTCCCGTTAGGCGCCTCGAGCTGGAACGTCGTCGACTGCCACGGCGGCCTCGTCCTTCTCCTGGAGCGCGGCCGCCCGCCGCTGCCGAAGCTTCTCATCTGCGACCCGCTGACACGTCGTCACCGTGGGATGAGATACAAGCCGCCGACAGAGCACGCCGGATGCACCGTCGCCGACGCATTTCTCCTCGacaacgacggcggcggcggcatctcCATGTCGAATTTCACGGTGGTCTATAGATTGAACAACTCAGGTCTCGGTCCAGGGGCCTGCGTATTCGccacgtgcagcggcggccatggcgtgCGCTTCGTATGTGCATCGGCGAATGATCTAGACAAGAACTGCCGAGGGCAGGTCGCTGGCCGGGTCGACGGATGCCTCTATCTGGGGTTGACGACAGCTGGCAGCGTGATACTTCTTGACAAGGCCACCTTGGATTTCTCCCAAGTCGATCTGCCCAGCCAAGTGGATCCGTCCAAGAAAGATTACCACGCGAGCTTTCGTGTCGTCCATGGCGCCGGCCCGGACTCGGCCTCGCCGCCGACGGCACGGATCGTCCACGCCAACGGCGAGGAGCTCGAGGTGTTTCGCCGGGTCCATGGCACCGCCGAGTGGGTTCTGGAGCACAACATCGTCCGGCTGTCAGAGGTCGCCTGCGGGCTGCCGAGCTACCTGGCCGAGAGACCGTTCCACTGGACCGTGAAGGTGATCGCCGACGGTGTGGGGTTTGCCGTCCTGTCGGTGCTGGACTCCAGTAAGAGGAAATGGCTATTGACCGTCGatgtggacaccatggaggtgcAGTTCATCCCGGAATCAACATACCATTTGTACCGGGGGACGAGGGCAACATCAACCTACACACTGCCGGAATTCATGATATGCTCTCGCATAGTAGCTAACTAGCTATGGCATTATATTGCCGGACTCCTAGCTAGGGTTAAATTTACTTGAACCAGCCAGAATGCATTGGTGGGCATGCATGTGTGTCTAGGAGACAATACTACATTTTATTTCCAATCCATTTTTTACCTTTGTCCGCCAATAATAGATCTAATTCTATTAGAATTTAGAACATGGATATTGTGTTTGTTTTGATTCTATCCTCTAAACTTTAGAGCATTTTAGTTCAGTTTTAAGGTCTAAAGCTCTGTGGGCTAAAATTTAGACCTAATTTTAGACCACGGAGCTTtggctctatttttttttttgtagttTAGCGGTCTAACACAGACCAGAATGTGGATATCCATATAAAATGTATCATCAGTTAGAAAACGTTATCTGTTGTTTTGCTGATCATATATGTTTTAGAGCTATTTATGGAAGAAACTTATAAGGTTATTTTTacataagggcctgtttagatttgaaatttttagcCCAAAGagaaaaatttttttggaattgGGGCCTGACAACTAAACGGGGCTAAAAAATTTTAGGGCCAAAATTTTATGCTACAACTGTGCACGCATTTCTATGGAAGCCCACCAATAACAACTTGAGCTGCATGCAGTTGCAGTTGTCATTGGTTGGCTTCCATGGGAGTGCGTGCATAGTTGTAGCCTAAAATTTTGGCCCCAAATTTTTTTGGCCCCGTTTAGTTCTCAGACCCCAATTCCACAAAAAAATTTCACTTTagaccaaaaaatttcaaatctaaacaggccctaaatacGTTGGTAACACATATGTTTAAGATCAGAGTGAGTATCTATCACTACAGGAAAACtaggctttgccgactgctaaaATCATTTGCCACCTGCTAAAGGtagggcagtcggcaaaggattctttgccgactgcccaaCTATCCTGACTGGTGGCAAagaaaggcagtcggcaaagacgtcctttgccgactgcctgacaggtggcaaaggtggctgcctggcaggtggcaaagaaaagTTGGTGGCAAAGGTGGCGGGCAACTGACGACACCCATCTCCGTCCCCTTTGCGAATCAGAGTGAGTATCTATCTATCTTATATCATCTTATAATAGTAGCTCCCTAAGAGAACTAACATGACCCAGAAATTATAAGATTAATAAAAAATGACATGACTCAAAAATTATGAGATTAATGATAAAAAAACTATTGcattttagagcatctccaccaAAGCCCGTAATTAACCCTAAATCGACTTTTGAAGACAGTAGAAAAAAAACAACTCAAACACCCCCTCCTATTCCtaggacccccccccccccccccccccccaatccCCCTCATACCCTTGTCCTAGTCGTGAATGCATGGCACCTACTTTCAGCCACCACCCTGTGCTGCAGCGGCCCGCCACCGCCGTTCTATCGACAATTCTACCCCCACGACAAAATTATTGTCTCATAAACATCCTACTGTGCGCTAGGCCTTGAGTCCGGCTTGGGAATATAGCTGATGGTGCAGGTGCGCTCGACGCTGTCAGGGCCGCGGTGGACGTGCTCCGTGCCGAAGTGCTGCGCAATCGGCGGATAACGGCAAGAGCGAGCTCGTGGGAGagaactgaggccttgtttagttcatctaaaaaacccaaaaacttttcaagatttctcatcacatcaaattttatagcacatgcatgaagcattaaatataaataaaaataaaaactaattacatcgcgagatgaatcttttaagcctagttactctataattaggcaatatttgtcaaataaaaacaaaaatgctacagtgctctaacccaaaaaattttggaaactaaacaagtccgTGTGTTGGATTTTGGATTCCAAAACAATATAAACCAAATTGATCTGCCCAAAGATGTCTGCCTGCCTATGTCCTTTGTTGCACGCGAGGCAAGATAGGCAAGAGGTTCTCAGGCAGAATTGGAGAGCTAGGGAAAACCATGGTTGACTATGTGGGCCCTATTCCCTGAAAAGGTCCGCAACTTTTGCAGGTCCAGTACACAAACAAGtcaatcaggccttgtttagttggagaataaaaaaattttgagtgtcacatcggatatttaGTAGGATGTCGGAAGGGTAATGGAAACAgcaagacgaatttattaagtctaattaatctatcattagtatATATAGTTCactgtagcacttaaagctaattatggattaactagtcTTAAAAAAATCGTCCCGTGATTTCTaactaaattgtgtaattagtttatttttttatctatatttaatactccatgcatatgtccaaataTTCGATTTTGGGTTGggaactaaggtcttgtttagatacacccaaaaactcaaaactttacaagattccccgtcacatcgaatcttgcggcatatgcatgaaacattaaatatagataaaaaaataactaattgcacagtttacctgtaaatcacgagacgattttttaagcctagttgctccaaaattggataatatttgtcaaataaaaacgaaagtgctacagtgtcaaaatccaaaaaaaatttggatctaaacaaggcctaaacaaggcctcaaaagAGCCCAATAGACTCCACGGGCCCTGCTACTTACGAAGATGCATTTCAggtaataatatatttatagagGTGCACTCGGTACGTAAACAGCAACAGGGATGATGCTGGGAAGACGCGGATGCTATATACCGGGATATGGATTTACACAGGAACGTGATTACTAGCTGATCATTCCACTTTACCATTGATACGATCTGTTGTATTCTGAAGAAAACAATCTCTGAAAATTACATCATTATTGAACATTGCAAAGCGAAAAAAGGAAAGATGTTACACGACCGATTTGATTATGAAAGATCACAATGCAACAGGCATAGGACAAGGGGACAGACACCCTCGTTAGCTAGCCATCTTATTACTGGAACAGTGGAAACGGGAGGAAACCAGACACTCTGATGATTAAAA from Sorghum bicolor cultivar BTx623 chromosome 8, Sorghum_bicolor_NCBIv3, whole genome shotgun sequence encodes:
- the LOC8084401 gene encoding uncharacterized protein LOC8084401, whose amino-acid sequence is MERQQWRRKCKNVGGMETPATSVHDVPDEVLRLILLRLQSPLCLVRAAYTCRRWRGIVAADGGAVLRLARTQHPPFVVGHYHHRGCGPITFVPSSPPARIDCRRFSLDFLPLGASSWNVVDCHGGLVLLLERGRPPLPKLLICDPLTRRHRGMRYKPPTEHAGCTVADAFLLDNDGGGGISMSNFTVVYRLNNSGLGPGACVFATCSGGHGVRFVCASANDLDKNCRGQVAGRVDGCLYLGLTTAGSVILLDKATLDFSQVDLPSQVDPSKKDYHASFRVVHGAGPDSASPPTARIVHANGEELEVFRRVHGTAEWVLEHNIVRLSEVACGLPSYLAERPFHWTVKVIADGVGFAVLSVLDSSKRKWLLTVDVDTMEVQFIPESTYHLYRGTRATSTYTLPEFMICSRIVAN